GGCTCAGCAAATCTCAGGATATTACAATTACAGCCATCGTTCTTTCGGCCTTTTATTttccctcttgctccccatcGCTCTTTGCAAATGCTTTCGAGAGCGGATTTATGGGGCTGTCTGCGGCTGATAATTATTTCAAGGCAGAACGCGACCACGACAAAATCATAATAAAACCCATCAATAAATAAGTAcaataaaataaaccaaaaagcCCCGTGGACTTAGACTTTTCTCCCCGGTTCGAGGCCAAGTTATAGAGCGATAAAAAGCCAGCAACTCACACGGGTCGTGGAGCTAAATATCGCAGCGTTTAAGCCTAAGAACGCGCGGGGTTTATGCCCTTTACCTTGTTCGGCCACGATTGGAAATaatctctaattttttttattgctttcattttccggggggggggcggagaaACGGTGTGTGGTGGTTAAACACAAGCAGGGCCACCAAATTTCGCCTCTCGATGTAATGGGCTTTAAAGCGGCGGTTGCTCACCCCCAAGGGAAAGGGACCGTGTGAACGTTTGCAGAGCGGCCCTGACTCACGCTGCCTTCGTGGCGATTCGTTTTCAagacctttttcttttctcttttttttttaatagcgcGGGAGATTTACGATTTCCAATCAAGGTGCAATTTTTAAGCAGCTGGACCGCACCAACCACCGGCTGCTAAGCCGCAAATCGCGGGCGTCCCGGGGCTCTGCCTCGGTCCTTCGATCCGTCTCTGGGCCCGGCAGCGCCTCGCTGCGCTTTCGGTTTTGTTTGTGTCTTGCGaataaaagataaaaataaacgTGCAGCGATCGGTCGCGAGAGACGGGAGCGGTGCAGGGGGACACCCCGGCGCACCGGAGGCATCGCATCCCCGGCGGGAGGCGTTCTTGAgcctgggaggaggcagggataCCAGCCCCGCACGCCTCCCGGCGGTGGGGGGGAGCGCGGTGTTTGCGCGGGGCGCCGCGCAGTTCCCTCCCGCGCGCCGCGGTGGCACAGCGAGGGGACGCACCATGTGGGCTCGCGGGCAGCCCGTCCCCTTACCTGCGAGTCGCTGCAGCCGCGCGGGCCAATCAGCGAGCCGGCCGGGCCGCGAGCCCGCCGAGTCAGTGTTCTCCTCTGCCACTCAGCCGCGGCTCGGCCAATGGGCTGGCCGGGCGGGGGTCAGCTGACGCGCCGCCAGCCGGCTCCCCATTGGCTGGGCGCGGGCTGCCTCCCGAGTTGGTTTATGTGCGGGGAGTGCGCGCGTGAGTGTATCAGTCCAAGGACGCTGCCGagggggagcggagcggagccgGCCTGGGgtgcgcggcgcggcgcggggagGGGGCGCGGAGCGGCGCGGCGCTCGGCAGCCCCCAGGCGGGAGGCGGACGCGCGTGGGGCCGTCGCGCGTGGGGCCGTGCGCCCGCCGCCCGCGGTGCATGAACTCATCCCCCCGCCGCCGGCCCATTGTTCGGGGGCAGCCGCCCGCCGCCCTCCCCCATGAGCATGCTGCTGGACGCGGGGCCGCAGTTCCCCGCGCTGGGAGTCGGCGGCTTCGGGGCCCCGCGCCACCACGAGGGGCCCAGCCGCGACGCGGCCGCCGGCGGGATGGGGCTGGGCCCCTTCGGGGACGCCTCCCACGCGGCCGCCTTTAAGCTCAGCCCGGCCGCCCACGAGCTGTCGTCCGGCCAGAGCTCGGCCTTCACCCCGCAGGGCTCGGGCTACGCCAACGCGCTggcgcaccaccaccaccaccaccaccacccccacgcCGGCCAGGTGCCCGCCTACGGGGgcgcggccgccgccgccgccttcaACTCCACGCGGGACTTTCTCTTCCGCCAGCGGGAGCCCGCCTCGGGCGGCGCCCAGCCCGGCATCTTCGGCGGCTCGGCCGGCAGCCTGCATGGGCCGCCGGGCCTGGCGGAGAGCCCGGGCTACCTGCTCTTCCCGGGGCTGCACGAGCAGAGCCCCGGCCACCCCTCGCCCGGCGGGCCGGTGGAGAACGGGCAGATGcacctggggctgcggggggagctCTTCGGGCGGCCGGACCCTTACCGGGCCGTCTCCAGCCCGCGGACGGACCCGTACGCCAGCGCCCAGTTCCACAACTACTCCCCCATGAACGTCAATATGGGCATGAACGTGGCGGCccatcaccatcaccaccaccaccaccaccacggccCGGGCGCTTTCTTCCGCTACATGCGCCAGCCCATCAAGCAAGAGCTGTCCTGCAAGTGGCTGGAGGAGGGCCCGCTCAGCCGGCCCAAAAAGAGCTGCGACCGGACGTTCAGCACCATGCACGAACTAGTCACCCATGTGACGATGGAGCACGTCGGCGGGCCGGAGCAGAACAACCACATCTGCTACTGGGAGGAGTGCCCGCGGGAGGGCAAGTCCTTCAAGGCCAAATACAAACTGGTGAACCACATTCGGGTGCACACGGGGGAgaagcccttcccctgccccttcccgggCTGCGGGAAGATCTTTGCCAGGTCCGAGAACCTGAAGATCCACAAAAGGACGCATACGGGTAAGGAGAAGGGGAGCGCGGCTGGGCGGGGCGGCCATAGCCTCGATTAAACCGTGGGGGGGGAATGAAAGACCCCTCCCAAAAAAATCCCGGTCCCCCCACCATCGACACCACCTTGCGCGCTCGCCGAGCCGGCGCGGGAATAATGCTTTAAAACTTCCCACGCTGGGAGTTCGGCTCCTTTCAGCGGCGCGTTCCACGCGCGGTTAAATCGCCTCTTTCTCCCGCGCCGCACGGGCCGGGGCAGCTGCTCCGGCTTGTCGGGGGGCTCGGCTTTGGGGCTCCTCCTGAGGCAGAGCGGCGAAGCCGTGCGTGTGAGTCGCTTTGCAAACGCGGGAGCGGGCTGCCTGCGGCCGGCGGGGGAACCCATACACATGCAAATGGCAGCTAATTTTCGGTTACTTCCGCTCTTCTTTAGCCTTGATTGGCACCGCTCCTAATTAACCCGGTGATACTTTTGTCCGAGTATTTTTATTTGGAGCTCTGCTTCCCATTCAGCCCTCCGCGCCAGGAAAGTAAAACTCGGGGAAACGTGCGCGCTTCCGGCCTGGGCAGAGCCCCGCTCGCACAACCGCCCGcttccccccctgccccatcctagCCTCGGGCCCGGGCCCGCCTCGTTGCATTGGAAAGAGGCAAATTAAGCGCAGCGAAGGAGGGAGCGGATTTAACTTGAACCGTGCAACGAACCCcggcggggtgcggggggtgcgCGGGGTGCCGGCCCAGCCGCTGCGGGGTGAAGCTGGGCCCAGGCGGAGGCGGAATGAACTGACCCAGAAGCGGCGGCGCTGGGCGCCCCGGCGGTGCGTCTCTCCCGCCCGGCCCTCGAAGGGAGGGACCCGCCGCCGGGGGCCTTGGCGCGCCCCGTGACCCTCTGTGCCTCCCGCAGGGGAGAAACCCTTCAAGTGCGAGTTCGAGGCCTGCGACCGGCGCTTCGCCAACAGCAGCGACCGCAAGAAGCACATGCACGTGCACACCTCGGACAAGCCCTACGTGTGCAAGGTGTGCGACAAGTCCTACACGCACCCCAGCTCGCTGCGCAAGCACATGAAGGTAAcgcggcccccgccccgccccgccccgcccgccagCCCGCGGCTCCGCTGCAGGGAGAGGTTTGGGTCCCCGGGGGGATCGCGGCGGGTCCCCGGGCTGCcaaggcactggggggggggtgtttccaGCCGGGGCGCGGGTGACCGGGGAAGGCGCCTGGGGCGCTGCGCTGCGGCCCCGCTCGCAGGGTGACCCGCTTGTCCCGCTCCGCTCCGGGCAGGTGCACGAATCGCAGGGCTCCGAGTCCTCCCCCGCCGCCAGCTCAGGCTACGAGTCGTCCACCCCGCCCGCGCTCAGCTCCGCCGGCCCCAAAGACTCCGCTAAGACCCcgccagccgccgccgccgccgccgccgcgccgAGCAGCGCCGGCCACAACCCCGGCCTGCCCCCCAATTTCAACGAGTGGTACGTGTGAGCCCAGCCGCGAGCGCGCGGCGCTGCAGTCTTCAGACCGGGGGCTTCCCCGAGCTCGCCGCAGGTCCCCGGGAAAGGGGCTTCCTCGTCGGCCGCACCCGGACGCTGGACTCCGCCTCTGCCTCAGCCTCAGGGTTGGATTGTTTGAGCCGCGCAGCTTTTGGGGGTTTCTTCTCTAATGCTTCAAACGACCCCTCCGCCCCCGCCTCCCTGGGACTTGTCCCGAGCGGCGCCGGCGGGGCCCCCTTCCCTCCGCGGGACGCTCACACCGGGAGGCGGCGGGGATTGTCCAGACTCACAGTCGCGAACCGTGCCAAAGTCCTGTTGTGTCTTAAACTTCACCCCCATGTGAATGTATTCCGGTCTGCCGGGGCCCTGCGGTGCGGCTTGCCCAGCTGGGGCTCTACCCGCCTTGTGAGCGTTTAGTCAAAGAGTTGCCTTTTTGTAagaactttttttgttgttgtaaatACATGTCCCTGCTGCCATATTTATCGTTTGTAATTTAAGTGCCGggaactgaactgaactgaactgaactgaactcTATTTATGGGGGACCCGTGTTTTCTAACACCGCAGCGCGCCCCCGCGCAGGTTTTGGTTATCACGGCTTTAGCATTAAAAGTTTCTTGTTTTGGAAAGAACACGAGCGACTGGGTTTTGAACCGCTTCCTTGTTTTTCCTTATTGCTCTGGGCGCTCCGTGTCTCACCCCGCCGCGGCTCGAGGCGTTTGCGGCGGCTTCCCGGGAATTGTTTCCCGTTTGCAGCCTAGGAAACACACGGCGTTTCTTTCGCTAGGGGAGCGAGGGGCGCCGTTGTTATGTCCCTTGTCTCCGCCCCCACCGCCCAGCGGTTTGTTTTTCTGGAGCTTCGTGTGTTTTGTTGTTGCACCTTCTACCAGCGAATCGCGGCTCCCTGCTCCGGCCCGGGAGAGACCCGGGCGTTTCTCTGCCTTGCACTTCAAAGGACGAGAGCTGGTTTAGGCGTCCCAGTTCTGCAAACGCAAACAGCAGAAGGTAAGTGCAACGCGCGAGTTTTAGCTTTGCGTGTGGCTCCCTTTGGCTTGTGCGGGAGGGCGTGTGTGTCTCCAGAGCGGGGTGGCTGCATCAGGCACACCCACCTCCGCGCTCCGCGTCTAT
The nucleotide sequence above comes from Carettochelys insculpta isolate YL-2023 chromosome 13, ASM3395843v1, whole genome shotgun sequence. Encoded proteins:
- the ZIC3 gene encoding zinc finger protein ZIC 3, giving the protein MSMLLDAGPQFPALGVGGFGAPRHHEGPSRDAAAGGMGLGPFGDASHAAAFKLSPAAHELSSGQSSAFTPQGSGYANALAHHHHHHHHPHAGQVPAYGGAAAAAAFNSTRDFLFRQREPASGGAQPGIFGGSAGSLHGPPGLAESPGYLLFPGLHEQSPGHPSPGGPVENGQMHLGLRGELFGRPDPYRAVSSPRTDPYASAQFHNYSPMNVNMGMNVAAHHHHHHHHHHGPGAFFRYMRQPIKQELSCKWLEEGPLSRPKKSCDRTFSTMHELVTHVTMEHVGGPEQNNHICYWEECPREGKSFKAKYKLVNHIRVHTGEKPFPCPFPGCGKIFARSENLKIHKRTHTGEKPFKCEFEACDRRFANSSDRKKHMHVHTSDKPYVCKVCDKSYTHPSSLRKHMKVHESQGSESSPAASSGYESSTPPALSSAGPKDSAKTPPAAAAAAAAPSSAGHNPGLPPNFNEWYV